A single Oncorhynchus kisutch isolate 150728-3 linkage group LG19, Okis_V2, whole genome shotgun sequence DNA region contains:
- the LOC109864687 gene encoding protocadherin alpha-C2-like isoform X1 encodes MRHIPTMEVHISGEPRRRYVAIFLLLSAVLNTASAVTHYSIPEEIEEGSVVANLAADLGLDAKIMARRKIRLDVIANKRYLEINKDTGELLIAEKIDREYLCNVKTSSCFLKMDVTIENPIRLFNIEVEIMDINDNSPQFRRDTMHLDISESTAAGERFSLTNAVDPDFGANSINTYHLSESEHFSIEIQTGRDGSKFADLILKKVLNREEQAVHNLILTAVDGGVPTRSGTANIIVRVIDTNDNAPQFDKESYNINVMENSPIGSLVVKLNATDLDEGTNSEIVYSYSLYTSEKTQQTFSLNTKNGEIRVKEMINYEDFRIYDMEVIATDKGPNSLTGQSKLTILVTDMNDNHPEISIKSFQSPVKEDIPVDSVIAVVSVSDKDSGDNGIVDIRIADTLPFALRESSDNYYELVVSQPLDREKVPEYEITFTVTDRGSPTLSDNETMILELLDVNDNVPQFPQSFYTIPVMENNAPGALLSSLTAFDPDLHENQYLVYFIIEKEIVNTSMSMLFSINPENGNLYALKTFDYEIEKEFLFHIEARDSGVPPLSSNVTVHIIIVDQNDNTPVIVSPWRAHGSVVEEKIPRSTDKGSLVSKVIAIDTDSVQNSRITYQFLQVTDATLFSLDQYNGEIRTMRMFSYRDPRHQRLVVIAKDNGDPALSATVTIKLSTVETAVKAYSDMTEVPLEYDIFSDLNLYLVIGLGSVSFLLLITILVTCVLKCQKPMPSKAAPPSRNSVISERNSTIADSTLVSNDAYWYSLFLAETRKGKLVVRQPVPKAGSRYIVSSLPRSTGLTETSDSAASTLQGSTTTGSSSS; translated from the exons ATGAGGCACATCCCAACAATGGAGGTGCATATTAGTGGAGAGCCCCGGAGAAGGTATGTCGCgatctttcttcttctctctgccgTCTTGAACACGGCATCTGCGGTTACTCACTATTCCATTCCCGAAGAGATCGAGGAAGGCTCCGTTGTTGCGAATTTAGCTGCTGATTTGGGTTTGGATGCTAAAATCATGGCTCGACGTAAAATACGGTTGGATGTTATCGCCAATAAGAGGTATCTGGAGATAAACAAAGACACAGGGGAGCTACTAATAGCGGAGAAGATTGACAGAGAATACTTATGCAACGTTAAGACATCCTCTTGTTTCCTCAAAATGGATGTTACCATCGAAAACCCAATTAGACTATTTAATATTGAAGTTGAAATAATGGACATAAATGACAACTCTCCCCAATTTCGCCGGGACACCATGCACCTGGATATATCTGAATCCACCGCTGCAGGAGAACGATTCTCGTTAACCAATGCAGTAGACCCAGATTTTGGTGCAAACTCTATCAATACGTATCACTTAAGCGAGAGTGAGCATTTCAGTATAGAGATTCAGACCGGAAGAGACGGGTCAAAGTTTGCTGATTTGATTCTTAAAAAGGTTTTAAACCGAGAGGAGCAGGCGGTTCATAATCTAATACTCACCGCTGTCGATGGTGGAGTCCCCACGCGCTCCGGTACAGCCAACATCATTGTTCGCGTTATAGACACGAATGACAACGCCCCTCAATTTGATAAAGAAAGCTACAACATTAATGTGATGGAAAACTCTCCAATTGGGAGCCTTGTGGTTAAATTGAATGCAACAGACTTAGATGAGGGAACCAATTCGGAAATAGTATATTCATATAGTCTTTATACATCAGAGAAAACCCAACAAACGTTTAGTTTGAATACCAAAAATGGTGAAATCAGAGTCAAAGAAATGATTAATTATGAAGATTTCAGGATTTATGACATGGAAGTTATAGCAACTGATAAGGGGCCTAATTCCTTGACAGGGCAGAGTAAATTAACTATTTTGGTCACAGATATGAATGACAATCACCCTGAGATATCAATTAAATCGTTTCAAAGCCCTGTCAAGGAGGATATTCCAGTAGACAGTGTGATAGCAGTGGTTAGTGTCAGCGATAAAGATTCAGGTGACAATGGGATAGTTGATATTCGTATTGCTGATACATTGCCTTTTGCACTAAGAGAGTCTTCTGATAACTATTACGAATTAGTAGTTTCACAACCTCTGGACCGTGAGAAGGTTCCAGAATATGAAATAACTTTTACGGTAACAGACAGGGGTTCCCCTACGCTGTCTGACAACGAAACGATGATTTTAGAATTACTAGATGTTAACGACAACGTTCCACAGTTCCCCCAGTCCTTCTACACTATACCCGTTATGGAGAACAACGCACCTGGGGCCTTGCTAAGTTCCCTCACTGCGTTTGATCCAGACCTCCATGAAAACCAGTATCTAGTTTATTTCATCATAGAGAAGGAGATAGTGAACACATCCATGTCCATGCTGTTCTCCATCAATCCGGAGAACGGTAATCTTTACGCACTAAAGACGTTTGACTATGAGATAGAGAAGGAGTTCCTTTTCCACATTGAGGCCAGAGACTCTGGTGTTCCTCCGCTCAGCAGTAACGTGACTGTCCACATCATTATTGTGGACCAGAACGACAACACCCCGGTCATAGTGTCTCCGTGGCGCGCGCACGGCTCCGTGGTGGAGGAGAAGATCCCCAGATCCACCGATAAAGGATCCCTGGTCTCCAAGGTGATAGCCATAGACACAGACTCGGTCCAGAACTCTCGGATTACATACCAGTTTCTACAGGTTACTGACGCCACCTTATTCAGTCTGGACCAATACAACGGAGAGATACGTACCATGAGAATGTTCAGTTACAGAGATCCGCGTCATCAACGGCTGGTTGTCATCGCCAAGGACAACGGGGatcctgctctctctgctacagtTACCATAAAGCTCTCAACAGTGGAGACTGCCGTTAAAGCCTACTCTGACATGACGGAGGTGCCTCTAGAATATGACATATTTTCTGATTTAAACCTATATTTGGTGATCGGCCTGGGCTCAGTGTCCTTCCTGTTATTGATCACCATATTGGTCACTTGTGTGCTGAAGTGTCAGAAACCAATGCCCAGCAAAGCGGCCCCTCCAAGTAGGAACAGCGTGATCAGCGAGAGAAACTCAACCATCGCAGATTCCACCCTGGTCTCCAACGATGCCTACTGGTACAGTCTGTTTCTAGCGGAGACGAGGAAAGGAAAGCTGGTAGTCAGACAGCCTGTGCCAAAGGCGGGTTCCAGATACATCGTGTCCAGTCTACCAAGGAGCACTGGCCTGACAGAGACCAGCGACTCAGCGGCCTCTACTCTGCAG GGGTCGACCACCACTGGCAGCAGTTCCTCGTAA
- the LOC109864687 gene encoding protocadherin alpha-C2-like isoform X2, producing the protein MAEHRIVLPCKRYVSVFLLFSATLNTMYAVTHYSIPEEMEEGSVIANLASDLGLNMNSLSKRKMRLDVIANTKYLDVNKETGELYIVERLDRESLCPTKTATSCFLKMDATIENPIRMFNIELEIMDINDNAPHFRRDTMDLDISESTPVGERFSLNNAVDPDVGSNTVKTYHLSESEHFNIEIQTGRDGAKFADLILKKALDREQQAVHNLILTAVDGGVPARSGTANIIVRVLDTNDNAPKFNTDTYKIDIMENSPIGSLVVKLNATDLDEGTNSEITYSYSLYTSEKTQGTFSLNANNGEITVKEMINYEDFRIYDMEVIATDKGANSLSSQCKLTILVTDMNDNHPEMSIKSFQSPIKENVAIDTVIAVVSVSDKDSGENGIVNIHIADQLPFALRESSDNYYELVVSQPLDREKVPEYEITFTVTDRGSPPLSDNETMTLELLDVNDNVPQFPQSFYTIPVMENNAPGALLSSLTAFDPDLHENQYLVYFIIEKEIVNTSMSMLFSINPENGNLYALKTFDYEIEKEFLFHIEARDSGVPPLSSNVTVHIIIVDQNDNTPVIVSPWRAHGSVVEEKIPRSTDKGSLVSKVIAIDTDSVQNSRITYQFLQVTDATLFSLDQYNGEIRTMRMFSYRDPRHQRLVVIAKDNGEPALSATVTIKLSTVETAVKAYSDMTEVPLEYDIFSDLNLYLVIGLGSVSFLLLITILVTCVLKCQKPKPSNAAPPSRNSVISERNSTIADSTLVSNDAYWYSLFLAETRKGKLVVRQPVPKAGSRYIVSSLPRSTGLTETSDSAASTLQGSTTTGSSSS; encoded by the exons ATGGCTGAACATCGCATCGTTCTGCCCTGTAAAAGGTACGTCTCGGTCTTTCTTCTTTTCTCTGCCACCCTGAACACGATGTATGCGGTTACTCACTATTCTATTCCGGAGGAAATGGAGGAAGGCTCCGTTATTGCTAATCTGGCCTCTGATTTGGGGCTGAACATGAACAGTCTCAGTAAACGCAAGATGCGCTTGGATGTTATTGCCAACACAAAATATCTGGACGTTAACAAAGAGACTGGCGAGCTGTATATCGTCGAAAGGTTGGACAGGGAATCTCTTTGTCCAACTAAGACAGCAACATCATGTTTTCTTAAAATGGATGCAACAATTGAAAATCCAATAAGGATGTTCAATATAGAATTAGAAATCATGGATATAAACGACAACGCGCCACATTTTCGACGGGACACAATGGATTTGGATATATCAGAGTCTACTCCCGTGGGTGAGCGATTCTCTCTGAACAATGCAGTGGACCCGGACGTTGGTAGCAACACTGTTAAAACCTACCACCTAAGTGAGAGTGAACATTTCAATATCGAAATACAGACCGGTAGAGATGGAGCAAAATTTGCTGATTTGATACTGAAAAAGGCTTTAGACCGAGAGCAGCAGGCGGTTCATAATCTAATACTCACCGCTGTAGATGGCGGAGTCCCCGCGCGCTCCGGAACAGCCAACATCATTGTTCGGGTTCTGGATACAAATGACAACGCCCCTAAGTTTAATACAGACACGTACAAGATCGATATAATGGAAAACTCTCCAATTGGAAGTCTTGTTGTTAAATTGAATGCAACAGACTTAGATGAGGGCACCAATTCGGAAATAACATATTCATATAGTTTGTATACATCGGAGAAAACGCAAGGCACTTTCAGTTTAAACGCTAACAATGGAGAAATAACGGTAAAAGAAATGATAAATTATGAAGATTTCAGGATTTATGACATGGAAGTCATAGCAACAGATAAAGGAGCGAATTCCTTGTCAAGTCAGTGTAAATTAACCATTTTAGTTACAGATATGAATGACAATCATCCAGAAATGTCCATAAAATCGTTTCAAAGTCCCATAAAGGAAAATGTAGCCATAGACACTGTGATAGCAGTAGTCAGTGTCAGCGATAAAGATTCAGGTGAAAATGGAATCGTCAATATTCACATTGCGGATCAATTACCTTTTGCGCTTCGAGAGTCTTCTGATAACTATTATGAGTTAGTAGTTTCACAACCTCTGGATCGTGAGAAGGTCCCAGAATATGAAATCACTTTTACCGTAACAGACAGGGGTTCCCCTCCACTATCTGACAACGAAACCATGACTTTAGAACTACTAGACGTAAACGACAACGTTCCACAGTTCCCCCAGTCGTTCTACACTATACCCGTTATGGAGAATAATGCACCTGGGGCCTTGCTAAGTTCCCTCACTGCGTTTGATCCAGACCTCCATGAAAACCAGTATCTAGTTTATTTCATCATAGAGAAGGAGATAGTGAACACATCCATGTCCATGCTGTTCTCCATCAATCCGGAGAACGGTAATCTTTACGCACTAAAGACGTTTGACTATGAGATAGAGAAGGAGTTCCTTTTCCACATTGAGGCCAGAGACTCTGGTGTTCCTCCGCTCAGCAGTAACGTGACTGTCCACATCATTATTGTGGACCAGAACGACAACACCCCGGTCATAGTGTCTCCGTGGCGCGCGCACGGCTCCGTGGTGGAGGAGAAGATCCCCAGATCCACCGATAAAGGATCCCTGGTCTCCAAGGTGATAGCCATAGACACAGACTCGGTCCAGAACTCTCGGATTACATACCAGTTTCTACAGGTTACTGACGCCACCTTATTCAGTCTGGACCAATACAACGGAGAGATACGTACTATGAGAATGTTCAGTTACAGAGATCCGCGTCATCAACGGCTGGTTGTCATCGCCAAGGACAACGGGGaacctgctctctctgctacagtTACCATAAAGCTCTCAACAGTGGAGACTGCCGTTAAAGCCTACTCTGACATGACTGAAGTGCCTCTAGAATATGACATATTTTCAGACTTAAACCTGTATTTGGTGATCGGCCTGGGCTCAGTGTCCTTTCTGTTATTGATCACAATATTGGTCACCTGTGTGCTGAAGTGTCAGAAACCAAAGCCCAGCAATGCGGCTCCTCCCAGTAGGAACAGCGTGATCAGCGAGAGGAATTCGACCATCGCAGATTCCACCCTGGTCTCCAACGATGCCTACTGGTACAGTCTGTTTCTAGCGGAGACGAGGAAAGGAAAGCTGGTAGTCAGACAGCCTGTGCCAAAGGCAGGTTCCAGATACATCGTTTCCAGTCTACCAAGGAGCACTGGCCTGACAGAGACCAGTGACTCAGCAGCCTCTACTCTGCAG GGGTCGACCACCACTGGCAGCAGTTCCTCGTAA
- the LOC109864687 gene encoding protocadherin alpha-C2-like isoform X3 — translation METHISAQHWRRYVSVFLIFSTAMNTACAVTHYSIPEEMEEGSIVANLAADLGLDAKTLVKRKVRLDVIANKRYLEINKETGELFIAEKIDREYLCNSKNPSCFLKMDVSIEEPIRMFNIEVEIMDINDNVPHFRRDTMHLDISESTPAGERFSLNNAVDPDFGTNSVKSYHLSDEEHFSIEIQTGRDGSKFADLVLKNALDREEQAVHNLILTAVDGGVPARTGTANIIVRVLDTNDNAPQFDKESYTINVMENAPIGKLVIELNATDLDEGTNSEIIYSYSLYTSEKTQAIFSLNSNSGEIRVKEMINYEDFRIYDMEVIAMDKGPNSLSSQCKLTILVTDMNDNHPEMSIKSFQSPIKENVAIDTVIAIVSVSDKDSGENGIVDLHIADQLPFALRESSDNYYELVVSQPLDREKVPEYEITFTVTDRGSPPLSDNETMTLELLDVNDNVPQFPQSFYTIPVMENNAPGALLSSLTAFDPDLHENQYLVYFIIEKEIVNTSMSMLFSINPENGNLYALKTFDYEIEKEFLFHIEARDSGVPPLSSNVTVHIIIVDQNDNTPVIVSPWRAHGSVVEEKIPRSTDKGSLVSKVIAIDTDSVQNSRITYQFLQVTDATLFSLDQYNGEIRTMRMFSYRDPRHQRLVVIAKDNGDPALSATVTIKLSTVETAVKAYSDMTEVPLEYDIFSDLNLYLVIGLGSVSFLLLITILVTCVLKCQKPMPSKAAPPSRNSVISDRNSTIADSTLVSNDAYWYSLFLAETRKGKLVVRQPVPKAGSRYIVSSLPRSTGLTETSDSAASTLQGSTTTGSSSS, via the exons ATGGAGACGCACATCAGTGCACAGCACTGGAGAAGGTACGTCTCGGTATTTCTTATTTTCTCTACCGCCATGAACACAGCATGTGCGGTTACTCACTATTCTATACCCGAAGAAATGGAGGAAGGCTCTATTGTTGCTAATTTGGCTGCTGATTTGGGTCTCGATGCGAAAACCTTAGTTAAGCGTAAAGTACGGTTGGATGTTATCGCCAATAAGAGGTATCTGGAGATAAACAAAGAGACGGGAGAGCTATTCATCGCGGAGAAGATTGACAGAGAATACCTATGCAACAGCAAAAATCCATCTTGTTTCCTCAAAATGGATGTTTCGATTGAAGAACCAATACGAATGTTTAATATTGAAGTGGAAATAATGGACATAAATGACAACGTGCCCCATTTTCGCAGGGACACCATGCACCTGGATATATCAGAATCCACCCCGGCAGGTGAACGATTCTCGTTAAACAATGCAGTTGACCCAGATTTCGGTACAAACTCTGTAAAGTCGTATCACTTAAGTGATGAAGAGCATTTTAGTATAGAGATTCAAACCGGGAGAGATGGGTCAAAGTTTGCTGATTTGGTTCTAAAAAACGCTTTAGACCGAGAGGAACAGGCGGTCCATAACCTAATACTCACCGCTGTAGATGGCGGAGTCCCCGCGCGCACAGGCACAGCCAACATCATTGTTCGCGTTCTAGATACGAATGACAACGCCCCTCAATTTGATAAAGAAAGCTACACCATCAATGTGATGGAAAACGCCCCAATTGGAAAACTTGTGATTGAATTGAATGCAACTGACTTAGATGAGGGAACCAATTCGGAAATAATATACTCATATAGCCTTTATACATCAGAGAAAACGCAAGCAATTTTCAGTTTGAATTCTAATAGTGGTGAAATCAGAGTCAAAGAAATGATTAATTATGAAGATTTCAGGATTTATGATATGGAAGTCATAGCAATGGACAAGGGACCCAATTCCTTGTCAAGTCAGTGTAAATTAACTATTTTAGTTACAGATATGAATGACAATCACCCAGAAATGTCCATAAAATCGTTTCAAAGTCCTATAAAGGAAAATGTAGCCATAGATACTGTGATAGCAATTGTTAGTGTCAGCGATAAAGATTCAGGTGAAAATGGTATAGTTGACCTCCATATTGCTGATCAATTGCCATTTGCACTAAGAGAGTCTTCTGATAACTATTACGAATTAGTAGTTTCACAACCTCTGGATCGTGAGAAGGTCCCTGAATATGAAATCACTTTTACGGTAACAGACAGGGGATCCCCTCCGCTATCTGACAACGAAACTATGACTTTAGAACTACTAGACGTTAACGACAACGTTCCACAGTTCCCCCAGTCGTTCTACACTATTCCCGTTATGGAGAACAACGCACCTGGGGCCTTGCTAAGTTCCCTCACTGCGTTTGATCCAGACCTCCATGAAAACCAGTATCTAGTTTATTTCATCATAGAGAAGGAGATAGTGAACACCTCCATGTCCATGCTGTTCTCCATCAATCCGGAGAACGGTAATCTTTACGCACTAAAGACGTTTGACTATGAGATAGAGAAGGAGTTCCTTTTCCACATTGAGGCCAGAGACTCTGGTGTTCCTCCGCTCAGCAGTAACGTGACTGTCCACATCATTATTGTGGACCAGAACGACAACACCCCGGTCATAGTGTCTCCGTGGCGCGCGCACGGCTCCGTGGTGGAGGAGAAGATCCCCAGATCCACCGATAAAGGATCCCTGGTCTCCAAGGTGATAGCCATAGACACGGACTCGGTCCAGAACTCTCGGATTACATACCAGTTTCTACAGGTTACTGACGCCACCTTATTCAGTCTGGACCAATACAACGGAGAGATACGTACTATGAGAATGTTCAGTTACAGAGATCCGCGTCATCAACGGCTGGTTGTCATCGCCAAGGACAACGGGGatcctgctctctctgctacagtTACCATAAAGCTCTCAACAGTGGAGACTGCCGTTAAAGCCTACTCTGACATGACGGAAGTGCCTCTAGAATATGACATATTTTCAGATTTAAACCTGTATTTGGTGATTGGCCTGGGCTCAGTGTCCTTTTTGTTATTGATCACCATATTGGTCACCTGTGTGCTGAAGTGTCAGAAACCAATGCCAAGTAAAGCGGCCCCTCCAAGTAGGAACAGCGTGATCAGTGACAGGAACTCAACCATCGCGGATTCCACCCTGGTCTCCAACGATGCCTACTGGTACAGTCTGTTTCTAGCGGAGACGAGGAAAGGAAAGCTGGTAGTCAGACAGCCTGTGCCAAAGGCAGGTTCCAGATACATCGTGTCCAGTCTACCAAGGAGCACTGGCCTGACAGAGACCAGCGACTCAGCGGCCTCTACTTTGCAA GGGTCGACCACCACTGGCAGCAGTTCCTCGTAA
- the LOC109864687 gene encoding protocadherin alpha-C2-like isoform X5 — METHISAQHWRRYVSVFLIFSTAMNTACAVTHYSIPEEMEEGSIVANLAADLGLDAKTLVKRKVRLDVIANKRYLEINKETGELFIAEKIDREYLCNSKNPSCFLKMDVSIEEPIRMFNIEVEIMDINDNVPHFRRDTMHLDISESTPAGERFSLNNAVDPDFGTNSVKSYHLSDEEHFSIEIQTGRDGSKFADLVLKNALDREEQAVHNLILTAVDGGVPARTGTANIIVRVLDTNDNAPQFDKESYTINVMENAPIGKLVIELNATDLDEGTNSEIIYSYSLYTSEKTQAIFSLNSNSGEIRVKEMINYEDFRIYDMEVIAMDKGPNSLSSQCKLTILVTDMNDNHPEMSIKSFQSPIKENVAIDTVIAIVSVSDKDSGENGIVDLHIADQLPFALRESSDNYYELVVSQPLDREKVPEYEITFTVTDRGSPPLSDNETMTLELLDVNDNVPQFPQSFYTIPVMENNAPGALLSSLTAFDPDLHENQYLVYFIIEKEIVNTSMSMLFSINPENGNLYALKTFDYEIEKEFLFHIEARDSGVPPLSSNVTVHIIIVDQNDNTPVIVSPWRAHGSVVEEKIPRSTDKGSLVSKVIAIDTDSVQNSRITYQFLQVTDATLFSLDQYNGEIRTMRMFSYRDPRHQRLVVIAKDNGEPALSATVTIKLSTVETAVKAYSDMTEVPLEYDIFSDINLYLVIGLGSVSFLLLITILVTCVLKCQKPMPSKAAPPSRNSVISERNSTIADSTLVSNDAYWYSLFLAETRKGKLVVRQPVPKAGSRYIVSSLPRSTGLTETSDSAASTLQYPK, encoded by the exons ATGGAGACGCACATCAGTGCACAGCACTGGAGAAGGTACGTCTCGGTATTTCTTATTTTCTCTACCGCCATGAACACAGCATGTGCGGTTACTCACTATTCTATACCCGAAGAAATGGAGGAAGGCTCTATTGTTGCTAATTTGGCTGCTGATTTGGGTCTCGATGCGAAAACCTTAGTTAAGCGTAAAGTACGGTTGGATGTTATCGCCAATAAGAGGTATCTGGAGATAAACAAAGAGACGGGAGAGCTATTCATCGCGGAGAAGATTGACAGAGAATACCTATGCAACAGCAAAAATCCATCTTGTTTCCTCAAAATGGATGTTTCGATTGAAGAACCAATACGAATGTTTAATATTGAAGTGGAAATAATGGACATAAATGACAACGTGCCCCATTTTCGCAGGGACACCATGCACCTGGATATATCAGAATCCACCCCGGCAGGTGAACGATTCTCGTTAAACAATGCAGTTGACCCAGATTTCGGTACAAACTCTGTAAAGTCGTATCACTTAAGTGATGAAGAGCATTTTAGTATAGAGATTCAAACCGGGAGAGATGGGTCAAAGTTTGCTGATTTGGTTCTAAAAAACGCTTTAGACCGAGAGGAACAGGCGGTCCATAACCTAATACTCACCGCTGTAGATGGCGGAGTCCCCGCGCGCACAGGCACAGCCAACATCATTGTTCGCGTTCTAGATACGAATGACAACGCCCCTCAATTTGATAAAGAAAGCTACACCATCAATGTGATGGAAAACGCCCCAATTGGAAAACTTGTGATTGAATTGAATGCAACTGACTTAGATGAGGGAACCAATTCGGAAATAATATACTCATATAGCCTTTATACATCAGAGAAAACGCAAGCAATTTTCAGTTTGAATTCTAATAGTGGTGAAATCAGAGTCAAAGAAATGATTAATTATGAAGATTTCAGGATTTATGATATGGAAGTCATAGCAATGGACAAGGGACCCAATTCCTTGTCAAGTCAGTGTAAATTAACTATTTTAGTTACAGATATGAATGACAATCACCCAGAAATGTCCATAAAATCGTTTCAAAGTCCTATAAAGGAAAATGTAGCCATAGATACTGTGATAGCAATTGTTAGTGTCAGCGATAAAGATTCAGGTGAAAATGGTATAGTTGACCTCCATATTGCTGATCAATTGCCATTTGCACTAAGAGAGTCTTCTGATAACTATTACGAATTAGTAGTTTCACAACCTCTGGATCGTGAGAAGGTCCCTGAATATGAAATCACTTTTACGGTAACAGACAGGGGATCCCCTCCGCTATCTGACAACGAAACTATGACTTTAGAACTACTAGACGTTAACGACAACGTTCCACAGTTCCCCCAGTCGTTCTACACTATTCCCGTTATGGAGAACAACGCACCTGGGGCCTTGCTAAGTTCCCTCACTGCGTTTGATCCAGACCTCCATGAAAACCAGTATCTAGTTTATTTCATCATAGAGAAGGAGATAGTGAACACCTCCATGTCCATGCTGTTCTCCATCAATCCGGAGAACGGTAATCTTTACGCACTAAAGACGTTTGACTATGAGATAGAGAAGGAGTTCCTTTTCCACATTGAGGCCAGAGACTCTGGTGTTCCTCCGCTCAGCAGTAACGTGACTGTCCACATCATTATTGTGGACCAGAACGACAACACCCCGGTCATAGTGTCTCCGTGGCGCGCGCACGGCTCCGTGGTGGAGGAGAAGATCCCCAGATCCACCGATAAAGGATCCCTGGTCTCCAAGGTGATAGCCATAGACACGGACTCGGTCCAGAACTCTCGGATTACATACCAGTTTCTACAGGTTACTGACGCCACCTTATTCAGTCTGGACCAATACAACGGAGAGATACGTACTATGAGAATGTTCAGTTACAGAGATCCGCGTCATCAACGGCTGGTTGTCATCGCCAAGGACAACGGGGaacctgctctctctgctacagtTACCATAAAGCTCTCAACAGTGGAGACTGCCGTTAAAGCCTACTCTGACATGACGGAGGTGCCTCTAGAATATGACATATTTTCAGATATAAACCTGTATTTGGTGATCGGCCTGGGCTCGGTGTCCTTTCTGTTATTGATCACCATATTGGTTACCTGTGTGCTGAAGTGTCAGAAACCAATGCCAAGTAAAGCGGCCCCTCCCAGTAGGAACAGCGTGATCAGCGAGAGGAATTCGACCATCGCTGATTCCACCCTGGTCTCCAACGATGCCTACTGGTACAGTCTGTTTCTAGCGGAGACGAGGAAAGGAAAGCTGGTAGTCAGACAGCCTGTGCCAAAGGCGGGCTCCAGATACATCGTGTCCAGTCTACCAAGGAGCACGGGCCTGACAGAGACCAGCGACTCAGCGGCCTCTACTCTGCAG TATCCTAAGTGA